One genomic region from Cucumis melo cultivar AY chromosome 9, USDA_Cmelo_AY_1.0, whole genome shotgun sequence encodes:
- the LOC103502776 gene encoding dihydroorotate dehydrogenase (quinone), mitochondrial-like has product MAATLSRKLVRDACCKGAISRFFQGVRHCSSAPETIRKIPHTSKKGRLLTGATIGLVIAGGAYVSTADEATFCGWLFSATKLVNPFFALLDPEVAHRLGVSAAARGWVPREKRPDPPILGLEVWGRKFSNPVGLAAGFDKHAEAVDGLLGLGFGFMEVGSVTPVPQDGNPKPRVFRLRGEGAIINRYGFNSEGIVVVAKRLGAQHGKRKLDETSSTTPSSSDDVKQGGKAGPGILGVNLGKNKNSEDAAADYVQGVHTLSQYADYLVINVSSPNTPGLRALQGRKQLKDLVRKVQEARNEMQWGEEGPPPLLVKIAPDLSKEDLEDIAAVALALRLDGLIISNTTVSRPEPVDKSPLAAEAGGLSGKPLFNLSTDVLKEMYILTRGKIPLIGCGGISSGEDAYKKIRAGATLVQLYTAFAYGGPALIPQIKRELAECLERDGFKSVQEAVGADFR; this is encoded by the exons ATGGCGGCTACACTTTCTCGAAAACTAGTCAGAGATGCTTGCTGTAAAGGGGCGATTTCACGTTTTTTCCAAGGCGTAAGGCACTGCTCTTCTGCTCCCGAGACCATTCGTAAGATTCCTCATACTTCTAAGAAG GGGAGATTATTAACCGGAGCCACCATAGGCCTAGTGATAGCTGGAGGAGCTTATGTGAGTACTGCAGATGAGGCAACTTTCTG TGGTTGGCTATTCTCTGCTACGAAACTGGTGAACCCCTTTTTTGCCCTTCTTGACCCTGAGGTTGCTCATAGGCTAGGTGTCTCAGCAGCAGCTCGTGGTTGGGTTCCAAGGGAAAAGAGACCCGATCCACCAATTTTAGGTCTTGAAGTTTGGGGAAGGAAATTTTCAAATCCTGTAGGTCTTGCTGCAGGTTTTGATAAACATGCTGAGGCTGTTGATGGACTTCTTGGATTAGGGTTTGGCTTTATGGAGGTTGGTTCTGTGACACCTGTTCCACAAGATGGCAATCCAAAGCCTCGTGTTTTCCGGTTACGCGGAGAAGG AGCTATCATTAATAGATATGGCTTCAATAGTGAAGGAATTGTTGTAGTTGCAAAGAGGTTAGGTGCCCAGCATGGGAAAAGAAAGTTAGATGAAACTTCGAGCACTACACCTTCCTCTAGTGATGACGTCAAACAGGGTGGTAAAGCTGGTCCTGGAATTCTTGGAGTCAATCTCGGAAAGAACAAGAATAGTGAAGATGCTGCTGCAGACTACGTGCAAGGCGTTCATACATTATCACAGTATGCtgattacttg GTGATTAATGTTTCATCTCCCAATACCCCTGGATTACGTGCACTTCAAGGTAGGAAGCAACTAAAGGACCTGGTTCGTAAG GTTCAAGAAGCTCGCAATGAAATGCAATGGGGTGAGGAGGGTCCTCCTCCACTGCTTGTAAAAATTGCCCCAGACTTGTCTAAAGAAGACCTTGAAGATATAGCAGCT GTTGCTCTAGCCCTTCGTTTGGATGGATTG ATTATATCAAATACAACTGTTTCAAGACCGGAGCCTGTTGATAAAAGTCCATTGGCTGCTGAAGCAGGTGGACTAAGTGGGAAGCCTCTTTTTAATCTATCCACCGATGTCTTAAAAGAGATGTACATTTTGACCAGG GGGAAGATTCCCTTAATTGGCTGTGGTGGCATTAGCAG TGGTGAGGATGCTTACAAGAAAATACGAGCTGGAGCAACTCTTGTTCAGCTTTATACAGCATTTGCTTATGGAGGGCCTGCCTTGATTCCTCAGATAAAG CGGGAACTTGCTGAATGCTTAGAAAGAGATGGTTTCAAGTCAGTCCAAGAAGCAGTTGGTGCCGACTTCAGATAA
- the LOC103502788 gene encoding uncharacterized protein LOC103502788, protein MGSLSGILQRPFVALTAVAIASFSSDFSDKLPSQKPTEDSSSSSSSSSDSTLDFLKESNTSFVSHTSVSKLANLSFVTKIHAPIPKFSFPIPTSSCNYVGNFPTSLVSSSVLSNLYQSAALTKGSKQVAPSPKLSSPPSEVMYRWHLPEPTSLDITGSSACSVAKSRTVVVLLGWLGAKQKHLKRYAEWYTSRGFHAITFTFPMAEILTYQVGGKVEQHIDLLVNHLADWLEEEHGKNLVFHTFSNTGWLTYGAILEKFQNHDSSIMGRIKGCIVDSAPVAAPDPQVWASGFSAAFLKKNSVATKGLTTWDNTGMEVSISDKENIEPKPAVTEAALLLLLEKIFGVVLNLPTVNRRLSDVLDTLSSSQPSCPQLYIYSSADRVIPAGSVESFIEEQRRAGREVRACNFVSTPHVDHFRNDPKLYTTQLSQFLADCVLTACCRESC, encoded by the exons ATGGGTTCCTTGTCTGGAATCCTTCAACGACCATTTGTTGCTTTAACTGCGGTGGCTATAGCTTCTTTTTCCTCTGACTTTTCAGACAAGTTACCATCTCAGAAACCAACAGAGgattcttcctcctcctcctcgtCCTCCTCAGATTCAACTTTAGATTTCTTGAAGGAATCAAATACGTCATTTGTTTCCCATACATCTGTTTCAAAGCTTGCAAACTTATCATTTGTCACTAAAATTCATGCACCTATCCCGAAATTTAGTTTTCCAATTCCAACTTCAAGTTGCAACTATGTTGGAAACTTCCCCACGTCTTTGGTTTCTTCCTCCGTTCTTTCTAATTTATATCAGTCAGCTGCATTGACCAAGGGATCAAAGCAGGTTGCACCTTCACCTAAACTTTCTTCCCCCCCTTCTGAGGTTATGTACAGGTGGCATTTACCAGAGCCAACTTCTTTAGATATTACGGGTAGTTCTGCTTGTTCGGTGGCAAAATCTAGGACGGTGGTGGTTTTATTAGGATGGTTGGGAGCAAAGCAAAAACATTTAAAGAGATACGCTGAATGGTATACTTCAAGGGGTTTTCATGCCATTACCTTTACTTTTCCAATGGCTGAGATACTTACGTATCAGGTTGGTGGAAAAGTTGAACAACACATTGACTTGCTTGTGAACCATCTAGCTGATTGGTTGGAGGAGGAGCACGGGAAGAACCTGGTGTTCCACACTTTTAGCAATACCGGATGGTTGAC GTATGGAGCTATTCTCGAGAAGTTTCAGAATCACGATTCTTCTATAATGGGAAGGATTAAGGGCTGCATTGTGGATTCTGCCCCTGTTGCGGCTCCCGACCCTCAG GTCTGGGCTTCAGGCTTCTCTGCAGCGTTCTTGAAGAAGAATAGTGTGGCAACAAAAGGATTGACAACCTGGGACAACACAGGGATGGAAGTATCAATCAGCGATAAAGAAAATATAGAACCTAAACCTGCCGTTACTGAAGCAGCCCTTCTATTACTGTTGGAAAAGATCTTCGGCGTTGTTTTGAACCTCCCTACTGTGAACAG GAGGCTATCTGATGTGTTGGATACGCTATCGTCATCACAACCAAGCTGCCCGCAACTGTATATCTACAGCTCAGCGGATCGAGTTATCCCAGCAGGTTCTGTGGAATCGTTTATAGAGGAGCAACGAAGAGCAGGACGTGAGGTTAGAGCTTGCAATTTTGTGTCCACCCCTCATGTAGATCATTTTAGGAATGACCCAAAACTTTATACTACTCAGCTTAGTCAGTTTCTGGCCGATTGCGTGCTTACTGCTTGTTGCAGAGAGTCCTGTTAG